A genomic window from Sporosarcina sp. Marseille-Q4063 includes:
- a CDS encoding four-carbon acid sugar kinase family protein, giving the protein MQKRVNNLPSYGPELDIMWNKERESFSTKIIVLDDDPTGVQTVHGIPVFTDWNIETIEEVFKEERQLVFILTNSRAFSVLETTQVHTDIAQRIAQVSERLGQPYLLVSRGDSTLRGHYPLETEILKETIEKQSTLRFDGEILLPFFKEGGRETIDDVHYVKQGDKYIPAGETEFAKDRMFGFSNSNLRDWIEEKTNGVFKRASVQSITLDELRALDIDAIVEKLMHLKNFEKLIVNAVTEEDVKAFSIALLRAIKSGKIYLYRTAASFTKVIGDISSKPYLEAKDLLHEDSPYGGLVVIGSHVQKSTDQLNRLKEKESLHFIEFACNLVVENNLFNEEIKRVQHEVNAKISEGTTVVVYTSRERLDLGEGRGEEELALSVKISNAVTQFVNQCHPQPRFVIAKGGITSSDVGTIGLKVKKAEVLGQIAPGVPVWKTGEESVFPEIPYVIFPGNVGEVDTLKEVVEKLQ; this is encoded by the coding sequence GTGCAGAAACGAGTAAATAATCTTCCATCGTATGGTCCCGAGTTAGACATAATGTGGAACAAGGAACGTGAATCATTTTCAACGAAAATCATTGTTTTAGATGACGATCCTACTGGTGTGCAAACGGTACACGGTATACCGGTATTTACGGATTGGAATATAGAAACGATTGAAGAGGTTTTTAAAGAGGAGCGGCAACTAGTTTTCATCTTAACGAATTCACGTGCATTTTCTGTTTTGGAAACAACACAGGTGCATACAGACATAGCACAACGTATTGCGCAAGTTTCGGAACGCCTGGGTCAACCTTATTTACTTGTGAGTAGAGGGGACTCCACTTTACGCGGACATTATCCTTTGGAAACAGAAATTCTAAAAGAAACCATCGAAAAGCAAAGTACACTTCGCTTCGATGGAGAAATTCTATTGCCGTTCTTTAAAGAAGGTGGAAGAGAAACAATCGACGATGTACATTACGTAAAACAAGGGGATAAATATATTCCGGCGGGTGAAACAGAGTTTGCTAAAGATCGAATGTTTGGTTTTTCAAATAGCAATCTACGAGATTGGATTGAAGAAAAAACAAATGGTGTATTCAAACGAGCGTCTGTACAGTCAATTACGTTAGATGAGTTACGTGCACTCGACATCGATGCAATCGTCGAAAAGTTGATGCACCTTAAGAACTTTGAAAAACTTATCGTGAATGCGGTTACGGAGGAAGACGTTAAAGCATTTTCAATTGCATTATTGCGTGCAATAAAATCAGGGAAAATTTATTTATATAGAACAGCCGCTTCGTTTACAAAAGTTATTGGCGATATTTCTTCTAAACCGTATTTAGAGGCGAAAGATTTATTGCATGAAGATAGCCCGTATGGTGGGCTTGTCGTTATCGGATCACATGTTCAAAAATCTACAGATCAGCTGAATCGCTTGAAAGAAAAAGAGTCACTCCATTTTATTGAGTTTGCTTGCAACCTTGTTGTCGAAAACAATCTATTTAATGAAGAAATTAAACGTGTCCAACATGAAGTTAATGCAAAAATTTCAGAAGGAACGACGGTTGTTGTTTACACTTCAAGAGAACGCCTTGATTTGGGTGAAGGTCGCGGGGAAGAAGAGCTTGCATTATCTGTGAAAATTTCAAATGCAGTCACGCAGTTTGTTAATCAGTGTCATCCACAACCGCGTTTCGTTATTGCCAAAGGCGGCATTACGTCAAGTGATGTCGGAACAATTGGGCTTAAGGTAAAAAAGGCCGAAGTACTAGGACAGATTGCGCCGGGAGTTCCAGTTTGGAAAACAGGGGAAGAAAGTGTCTTTCCGGAAATCCCGTATGTAATCTTCCCAGGGAATGTAGGAGAAGTAGATACACTAAAGGAAGTCGTAGAA